A genomic window from Nomascus leucogenys isolate Asia chromosome 10, Asia_NLE_v1, whole genome shotgun sequence includes:
- the CTU1 gene encoding cytoplasmic tRNA 2-thiolation protein 1: MPAPPCASCHAARAALRRPLSGQALCGACFCAAFEAEVLHTVLAGRLLPPGAVVAVGASGGKDSTVLAHVLRALAPRLGISLQLVAVDEGIGGYRDAALAAVRRQAARWELPLTVVAYEDLFGGWTMDAVARSTAGSGRSRSCCTFCGVLRRRALEEGARRVGATHIVTGHNADDMAETVLMNFLRGDAGRLARGGGLGSPGEGGALPRCRPLQFASQKEVVLYAHFRRLDYFSEECVYAPEAFRGHARDLLKRLEAARPSAVLDLVHSAERLALAPAARPPRPGACSRCGALASRTLCQACALLDGLNRGRPRLAIGKGRRGLDEEATPGTPRDPAQPPASKAVPTF, from the exons ATGCCCGCCCCGCCGTGCGCCTCCTGCCATGCTGCACGCGCCGCCCTCCGCCGTCCGCTCTCGGGCCAAGCGCTGTGCGGTGCCTGCTTCTGCGCCGCCTTCGAGGCCGAGGTGCTGCACACGGTGCTCGCCGGCCGCCTGCTGCCGCCCGGCGCGGTGGTGGCCGTGGGCGCCTCGGGCGGCAAGGACTCCACGGTGCTGGCGCACGTGCTGCGCGCGCTGGCGCCGCGCCTGGGCATCTCACTGCAGCTCGTGGCCGTCGATGAGGGCATCGGTGGCTACCGGGATGCGGCGCTGGCGGCCGTGCGGCGCCAGGCGGCGCGCTGGGAGCTGCCGCTCACGGTCGTGGCCTACGAAGACCTCTTCGGGGGCTGGACGATGGACGCCGTGGCCCGCAGCACAGCCGGCTCCGGCCGCAGCCGCTCCTGCTGCACCTTCTGTGGAGTGCTGCGGCGCCGGGCGCTGGAGGAAGGGGCGCGCCGCGTGGGAGCCACGCACATCGTGACAG GTCACAACGCCGACGACATGGCGGAGACCGTGCTCATGAACTTCCTGCGGGGCGACGCGGGGCGGCTGGCCCGGGGCGGGGGCCTGGGCTCTCCGGGCGAGGGGGGCGCCCTACCGCGCTGCCGCCCGCTGCAGTTCGCCTCGCAGAAGGAGGTGGTGCTGTACGCGCACTTCCGCCGCCTCGACTACTTCTCCGAGGAGTGCGTCTACGCGCCCGAGGCCTTCCGCGGCCACGCCCGGGACCTGCTCAAGCGCCTGGAGGCGGCGCGGCCGTCGGCGGTGCTGGACCTCGTGCACTCGGCCGAGCGCCTGGCGCTGGCCCCGGCCGCGCGGCCCCCGCGCCCCGGCGCCTGCTCCCGCTGTGGGGCGCTGGCCAGCCGCACGCTCTGCCAGGCCTGCGCGCTCCTGGACGGCCTGAACCGCGGCCGGCCCCGCCTGGCCATCGGCAAGGGCCGCCGGGGTCTGGACGAGGAGGCGACGCCGGGGACGCCCAGGGATCCGGCGCAGCCCCCCGCCTCCAAGGCCGTCCCCACCTTCTAG